Part of the Paenibacillus terrae HPL-003 genome is shown below.
TCGGCAATTGAAGGTTTCCAACGCCAGTCTTCAATTTACATATAATGCTTTCGGCAAGCCTTCCTTGTTGAATGCACCTGCATTCCATTTTAATGTTTCTCACTCGGGAAAATGGGTGGTATGCGCCGTGGATGACCATTCGCTCGGAATCGACATTGAACAGCTCCGTCCGATTGATTTTGAGGTGGGGAGGGTGTGCTTTTCGGACATGGAGTATGATGCGTTGATGCGTCAGGAGTCGGAGAGCCGCTTATCCTATTTTTACGATCTGTGGACGCTCAAGGAAAGCTTTGTGAAGGCCGAAGGGCAGGGATTAACGCTGCCGCTAAAGTCATTTTCATTCGATTTAAGTGAGCGTCCGTTAATCGGTTTTACGACGGAAGGCTTTACCACCGAGTATTGTCATTTTAAACAGTATGAGATCGATGAACACTATAAAATGGCTGTCTGTGCAATGCATGACCGCTTTGCGCATCTGGTGCAGCAGGTAGACATACATACACTATGCCTGGAATCGGCAGCACAGGCGTGATATGAAGCTGAAATGACGGAACAAGAAGTCTAGTTGAAAAAAGGGAGATGAGCTGCGTTGACGCTAACATTGTTCAAGCATGGCAAGCTGTATGGGGAATGGGCTGCCAAGGGAGATTCAATCATTGTACAGAACGGCATCATACAGGCCATTGGACAAGCACGGGAGCTTGAATTGCAATTGTCGGGTAAGGAATATGACACGGTGGATTGGAAAGATGCTTATGTGTTGCCGGGCTTGGCCGATTCACATATGCATTTGTCCATGCATGGCATGAAGCTGGCGATGCTGGATTTTACGTCAGCTACATCGAAGGAAGAGATGCTTGATATGCTGCGCAAACGGGTTGCCCTCACACCGCCGGGAGAATGGATTTTAGGGCTGAACTGGAACGAAAATGCGTATATTCCTGTTGAGATTCCAACCATATCGGAGCTGGATGCCATTACGGATCAGCACCCGGTATATTTGACTCGTACATGCTTTCATACGTTTCTGGCGAATTCAGAAGCGTTTCGGCGTGCCGGGATTGGCGAGAACACTCCTGATCCCGCTTCGGGAGCCTACGGAAGAAATGCGGATGGACAGTTGAACGGATTGATTTATGAGGAAGCGTCCACTGCCTTTACACGTGTTCAGCCAGAGCCGGATTATTCAGTTAAAAAAGATGCCATCCGCCGAGCTTGTCTGGATGCACTACGGCTCGGTCTGACGGCAGCACACACGGAGGATTTGCGTTTTCTGGGCAGTGTGGACACGATGCAGCGGATTTACAGGGAGCTGAGGGAGGAAGGCATTGCTTTTCGCACGCATCAGCTCATCTATCATCCGTTCATGGAAGAAGTGAAAGCGAAAGGGCTACGTGCTGGTGACGGAAATGAGTGGTTTAAAATCGGTGCGGTAAAAATGTTTGCCGATGGTGCGATTGGTGGAAGAACTGCGCTATTGTCTGCGCCCTATAGCGATGCTCCACATACCGGTGGCATGACGATTCAGCCACAGCCAGAGCTGAACCAGATGGTGGCGGTCGTCAGAGCCGCAGGTTTTCCGGTCGCTGTACATGCGATAGGGGATGGGGCGGCGCATATGATTTTGACAGCGATGGAAGCCCATGCGCTAACGGAGGAAAGCGGCTTGCCGGATCGTCTGATCCATGGACAGGTGCTGACTGCCGATTTGGTCAAGAGAATGGCGAAGCTGCCGCTGATTGCGGACATCCAGCCACGTTTTGTAGCAAGTGATTTCCCGTGGGTGCTGGATCGGGTTGGCGAGGGACGTACCGAATATTTGTATGCCTGGAAGAAGCTGCTGGACGCAGGTATTACATGTGCTGGCGGCAGTGACGCGCCGATTGAGCCGTTGGACCCTTTTCTCGGTATGCATGCCGCTGTGACTCGAACCAAGCCGGGAGAGACGCATGAGGGTTATCTTCCCGATGAAAAGCTGGACATTCACGAAGCTATTCATCTGTTTACCCTCGGAAGTGCAGTGGCTGCGGGAGAAGCGGATGAACGGGGTTCGATGGCTGTAGGGAAAGCCGCTGATTTTACGGTTATTGACCGGGATTTATCGGAGCACCCTCAGGCTTTGCTTGATGTTAAAGCACGCATGACGGTTGTGAACGGAATCGTTGCATATCAGGCATAGGTGGATGATAGTATGTATGTAAAGAAACCTTCAACCTCACGCTAAAAGTGGAGTTGAAGGTTTTTTTGGCTTTTACAAACCACGCTGTGCGAAACGGTCTGCATTTTTCACACTGGACCATAGATCAGAGCTTGCCCCGCCTGCATACCAGTAGGCGAAGCCCGCAACCCCTTTATCCTGTCCCAAACGGTATTTACGGGTGAAGGATCGCCCTTCCTCCAACCATAGCTTATGAAGCTGAGTATCCCTGTAGGAAACCGTATACTGCTGAATATCAGCATGCCAGATCGGTTTGGAGGTGGAACGGGATACAAGCTGATTTTGCTCAATCAGTGAAATATCCGACGAAGCGACCGATTGACCACTGGCATTGAGGGTCCAGTTCCGTGTGAATAAAGGCAATGCCAATATCGCTTTATCCGGGTCAGTGGTTAGTAGAAAGCGCCGTACGCTTTCACGAAGCCACGGTAATGAAGATACGGAGCCGGGGATCGAGCTGCCTCCCCAATGTTCGTCATATCCCATCAGAATCAAATAGTCTGCCGCAGCGCCTAGCTGCTTATAATCAAAGGCGGCTGTCCAGTCTGTACCATAATCAGGAGATACACAGATCGCCAGCACAGCATTCAGGCTTTTTAACTTGGCTTTTAATTGTTGGATGAACAACGTGAACTGGGTACGATCCTGACCATCTACATTTTCAAAATCAATCACAAGCCCATCCAGATGATGTGTAGATACAACATTGACAAGCTGAGTTATCGTTTTGTTTCGCAAAACATCACTGGACAGGATTTGGTGCGTCATTGTTAGATTGGAACGGTTGCCTACCATTGCCCAGATTTTTTTTTGATGCTGTTTGGACCAGGCGAGGAGCGAGGTGTCCGTGAGATCGCTAATATTACCCGTTTCGTTTAGAAAAAACCAGCGCGGTGATAGCGTATTAATGTTAGATTGAAGCACAGAGCTTTCAAACTGTTGAACGCTCTGATCATATTGCCAGCCTAGTCGGATGGAAGAGGCCGTGGACGCTGTTTTGGAGGCATGCTGTGTTGAATACGTCAGTAGCCGTTCCAGAAGTGCTGCTGTTTCTTCGCGGGTCAGGGAAGATGTCGGGCGAAATCGGTTGTCTTCCCCTTTCATAAAGCCGTAACGGTTCACGGTAGTTACAGCTTCAAGAGCCCAATCTGCAATCTTGTCGGCGTCGGTAAAAGTGGAAACCGCTTCTCCTGATCCCGTCGAGCGTATGAGGCGTGCGATCATCAAGGCTGCTTCTTGTCGGGTTATAGGGCTGTTGGGTTGAAATGTGGCGGATGATCCTCCCTGCACCACGTCAAGCTGGGAGGCTGCTTCAATCCATCCGTAGTACCACGCTTGTTTGGATACATCCCGATAGGAGGAGACAGATGCTTGTACAGGCTTCAGGCCGAGTGTGCGATCCAGCGCGGTAACCCATTCGGCTCTCGTAACCGCCTTTTTGGGAGAAAAGTAGCCGGGTTGTGTACCTGCCAAAATTCCTTTGGCGTGCAGTGAGGTAATAGATTGATAAGCATAGCTGTCTGAAATATCCTGAAACGTCACATCGGCTTCGGCTGCGGGAATGGTTAAAGATGAAGCAGATGCTGTTATTATAGTCATGGCGGCAGTCGCCAACAGGGTAAGTTTGGTTAGCAAGCGTGATCGTATGGGGCTCATTACACTATAACCTTCTTTTTTATGATAGATTGTCAGACGAATAGTTCATATATGACGACTAATACTATCAAAAATAGTAAAGTTATTCATTGCTAAATTGTTGGAAAACACAAAAAAGCCCTTACCTGTAGAGGCAAGGGGCTTCACATTCGAAACTATTCTTTTTTAGCATACATTATACCAATCGTCTGTGGACCACAATGACTGGAAATGACACAACCGGCTGTTGTCAGCAGCACCTCTTGCGCTCCCGTCTCTTCCTGTAAACGGGCTTGCAGCATCAGCGCATCTTCCTCAGCCAAAGCATGTACGACAATAATGATATCGTTATCCATTTGTTCCCGCTGGTTCAGGGCATTTTGCAGCATCTGATCCAGCGCCTTTTCACGTTTGCCGCGTACTTTGTACGCAGGTGTCATTTTTCCGTCTATTACTTTGATCACCGGACGAATTTTGAGCAGACTACCGATCAGATTTTGCATCCCTGAGCATCTTCCGCCTTTGTACAGATACTCGAGCGTATCAATCACGAATTCCGTGTCTATCAGGGGGCGGGTTCTCGTCAACATGTCCACAATCTGTTCCATTGTACTGTCGTTGGCTGCGGCGCGTGCGGCCTTCATCACGAGCATGCCAAAGCCGCACGACAGATTCAGAGAATCAAAGACGGTAATACGGCCCTTCGGGAACTCGGAGGCAGCGAGCAGCGCATTTTGATAGGTTGAGGACAGCTCGGAAGACAGACTGATGTATAAAATGTCGTCCCCTTGTTCTATGTAGGAAGCAAAGGCTTGAATAAAGTCTGATGGAGAAGGTGCGGCGGTTCGTGGCAGATGTCCCTCACGACTTACGCGCTGAAATAACTGTTCTGGCTGGATATCCACGCCATCCCGTAATGATTCATCCCCAAACACTGTATACAATGGTACAATGCCAATCTCGTATTGTTCGCGCCATTGGACCGGAATATCACTGGTACTGTCCGCAAAAATTTTGATTTTGTTCATACATTGAATCCTCTCTGTGTGATGCGTAGAAATTATAAGGATTGCACAGAGGAAGGATAGATATCCGCTGTACTGCTCGGAACGGCGAGACCCATGGCCAGAAGTGCAATGAAGCCCAGAATAATGAACGCATTAATGATTAACCCTGCAATGGCAAAGGCTTTCTTACGGTTCTTCAACGCAATTCCAATAATGCCGACCACAAGCCCGGCACAATTCAATAACAGGCTACCTAAAAATACAAAAGGAAGCAGGATGGTTCCGGTTTGTTGCCGAACGATTTCCGGGTCCAGAGTTTGGTATTGGCTGAAATGAGCCAACAGATTAATGACCATAACAGCCAGAATGATATACCCGATCAGGCTGACGAGCGACATAATAAAAGAAGCAATACCGGGACCGGAATGCTTGAGCTTGACTGGAGGCTGGAAGACGGGAGCTTCTGAAAAAACAGGATGCTCCTCAGACGCAACAGGCTTTTGCAGATTAGGATCTTGGTTACTCATCTTTTCAACTCCTTGAACAGTATCCGAACAGGTACTAATTTTCCACAAAATGAACAAAAAAGCAAGGGACCTTACACATTACCCTCCAAAGACAGGGGTTAATCATGGAATTCTGTAGGGTCTAAATTTAAAAGGAGTGGCTGGAAAACTTCATATGGATTCGATAAAATAAGGAGATAGCTTGGATGAGAGTATAAGATGAAAAGGAGTACACAAATATGCAACGCAGATGGATAATTGTAGGATCTATAATGATGCTGCTGGCGGTCGCCATCGGCGCGTTCGGGGCTCATATTGTAAAACCGCGCATTGACGCGAACGCTTTGGCTGTATATCAAACAGGTGTGCAATATCACATGATTCACGCTGTCGGTTTGCTGATCATTGCATTGGCTGCGGGACAGTGGGGAGCGTCGGCTCGTTTAAAATGGGCAGCACGACTGCTGTTTACGGGAATTATTTTGTTTTCCGGCAGCTTGTATGTGCTGAGCTTGACCGGGATTCGTGTGCTAGGTGCCATTACCCCGCTGGGGGGCGTGTGTTTTATCGCAGGTTGGCTTTTGCTGGCATTAGCTGCCTTGGGTTTGAAGAAAGAGGATTAATTTAACTTTCCAGGTAATATCCAAAAAAGAGAATCGCTTGGAAAGACATAATGTTTTTCCAGCGGTTCTCTTTTTGCGTGTTTATTCATGCTGTAAGGACTTTACATTTACGATGTGATTTCATCGATTTCATTCATCTTAAAGGAGTACACTTGCTTTTCATCTACATGGTACACACTCAGTAAGTTATTCTCATGATCCAAATTAAGGATGCGACACGGGATGCTTCGTTGTCCGCCATAGCGATTTACGATTAGCCGTACAAGCGTATTATCATGTATATAGCGTTTGATCCAATCATAGGTGCTAAGTTCTTGTTGTGATGCAGGCTTCGGCTGTACGTGGGCTTGCTTGATTTCCTGAACGGCAGGGGGCTTGTTCGTAAGCGCGACATTAGATTTCTTTTTGGAAAACTTCTCTGCTAGCGCAGTAGCAGCATCAGACGAGCCGTTAACGGCTGATTGTTTTTTTAAGTGTAAAGCAGCCTCAATCAAATTACCAAGCTCAATACCGGACTGAACCCGGCTATCTGCAATTTGTTCATGCTGGGTCAAGAGGTTAAGCAGGAACTGAAGGGCCTCTACATTGGAACGACCTTTAACTAATACATCTACATTAAATAAATAACTGGTTTCATCTTGATTTGATTCTTTTTTCATACATCCTCCAGCCCAAGCCCTGGGTAATTAGTCTTTTATAGCACCTATCAATATATCATTAAAACGTAATCTGTCATAGTACCTTAGGCTCTGTTAGGGAGATTAACAAAAATTGGTCCTGTATAAATTGTATATCAATGGTGTGTTCATATTCATTCACCTACACAAACGCGAAAATACACCCCGTCGGATAAAGTTTTGTGAAGTCCTGCAAGTGATCACCAATTGTGACCGTAGCTGTGGCTGAGCAGACTTTGAATAAGCCGATGAAAATACCAACTTGTACTATACATATACAGAGAATAAACGAGAGTGAGGGTGAAATCAAGTAGTTTGAATTTTAAATATTTCCTTTTGATTTTTTCGGCTGAATTTTCTTGGAGCCATATTATTTCTCCAGCAATTACTGAAATAGAAATAAAACCACTTCAAAACATATTTCAATTAGAAAAACTAAGCGAAGACAACAAAATATTAAGGAATTTATGTAGTTATTTGTAAATACATTTCAAAATCTATACCGTCTCTTTACATTCAGAAAATATGTTCTAAGGGAATTTAATTGTAATATGTATGGAAAGTGAAGAAAAGTGGATAACAAAAGACTCCGTTAGCGGCTTCATCTGCGCTGACAAGTGATTTCAGGGAAGGGGTATTCTGTCGGGATGCTCTTTTTCACTTGCCGTTATAGATAGCACGGTGGAACCCTAGCGTAAATAACGGCAAGCTCATTTGAGTGGTAAGTGTTGGAGCATGTAAAGTGCTCAGAGTGATTTAGGTTTAGCAATAGATGGCCTAAGTCTAGGGTTGGGTTACCGGTGGGAGATCCTCAAGATGTTCGAAAATAAGCAGTTGCTTCTCTCTTGCGACCTTTACCATTTCATCAGCCCCCTGCGAGGGCCCTCCAATTCGAAGCACTGCATCGCAGTGGTCTAGCAGGCGAATGGAGGACGGATGGAAAATGCGGTTGAAAACCGCATCTCCCAAAGAAGTGGAACCAGCTGTGGCGATTAGGGGCAATGCATACCACTCCCCTAGAACCGGTAAATGCCCAGTTTCATAAACTTGAAGAGCAATTTTATTCATGAACTGAACATTTTTTTCTATCAGCACGGGATCATCTGACGTTCCAGAACGATAAGGTCCCGCTATAAGAATATGCAACGAATTTGTTTTTTCCTTTAAAAGACCATGGATTTGAGCGTATTGGAGCAGCAAAATCGTCTTGGCATCACGAATTTCTCCGCTTTTGACCAAATTGAGCGCCTGAATAAAAGGAAGCTCTACCACTTCAATGTTTTCCTGATCATCTTCGAGTCCACCACCCAGTCCTGTTGCCATATCTTCGTTATACTCTGCTACAAAAAAGTACAGGATTTCGGTAACCGATCCGGGCGACATGTAGGCCTCACCAACCTTTTGTACACAGTCGACACGGTATCCTGTCTCTTCCTCCGTTTCTCGCAGGATACTTTCTTCCGGTGTCTCTTTATCGAGCAGACCTGCACAGGTTTCGATAAGCATTCCCGTCTCATTACCGTTCTGGTAGGTTGGCATTCGGAATTGTCTGGTCAATACTATGGTTTGTTTTTTTCGATTATAAAGAAGGATTGTTGCTCCGTTGCCGCGGTCGTACACTTCACGGGATTGTGTCTCCCATTGGCCCCTGTTTTTTTCATATTCGAACGTGACTTTCTTTAAGATGTACCAGTTATCCGATAAAAGCTCCTCTTTGACGATCCGTACTCTTGGTTGTTGCCCCGTTGCTTTCATGTTCATTTCCTCCCTAGAAATATTCCATTTTCTTTCGTCAGTTGAAGGACACCAGTCTGCTTCAGGTTTTGGTTGACATGGATACGAAACATATCGATGGCCTTTCCTACAAGTCGTTCCCTTGCATTCATCGGAGTCGAAATCATATAATCGATCAGGGGTTCCGCTTCGTCTACCATCAGGCGGTCGTCGTAATGGAGCAACAGAAGATTAGAAAAGCATGAAGACAGCAAGTCCATTCCGTTACCTAGGTGGAACCGATGAATCGCTTGATCTAATACGCGAAGATTGGGGTCGAAGGAAGCCGCCAAGTCCTCAAGCTCTTGAAGGTGTTGCGTACTCATCGTCGACGTGCAAACTAGTCCTCCGGGCTTTAGAACACGGTGCATTTCCTCGATCGCTCTGGGGATGTCCGAGACGTGATAAAGCATATTGTTAGCAAGCACCACATCGAATTGCTCTTCGTGAAAAGGGAGCTGTTGGGCGTCAGCCGACAAAAATTTAAACATTGCATTGCTGCTGCCTAAGCGGCAACGTGCTTCCTCCACCATTCCGCTGGAGATATCGGTAAGCGTGATGCGCCAGCTATTGGGAATTCGTTCGGCATTTCTTAACCAAAAGGTCCCGTCACCGCAACCCAACTCGAGAATATGGGCTTCCGGTGTCACCTCCAGTTGATCAAAAATCCAACGATGCCAGCCTTGAGGATTTGTACTGAACTTGTCGTAAAGGTTGATCCGTGTTTGCAAACGAGTGGCCGTCCGATATTGATCCCCCCAATTTTCTTCCTTCTGTACGGCTTGTATAAGCTCCGCGAAGCGATCCAAATCGGATCCATCGGCCAACTTTTCCAAAGCTTTTCGAATAGCATGGACGATATGTTCCGTATGAGCGATCTTCTTCTGGAGAATATCGAGCTGTGCTTCTAACGAATGTCTGATGTCCCTATCGGATATCAACTCTGCGTTTAAGATGTCTTTAATTTCTTGAAGAGATAGCCCGACATACTTCAACGTCTGAATCCGCTGCAGTCGTTTCAGTTCCTTCACTGTATACTTGCGAGCAGAGCCAGAATGATGGTCTTCCGGGGTCAATAGTCCAATCTGATCGTAATATCGCAAAGTTCGGAGTGTCATACCTGTACTTTTGGCAAGCTGCCCAGTCGATAAATAATCTCCTTTGCTCAACAGGTCTCCCTCCTTCCCATGCATTGATTTTCCAGTATAGCCTACTAGGTTAGTATACTTGGTGACGTAACGTCACCAGCAAGTTAAATTTTTCGATAATTGAGTGTGTGGAAAACAGGGACCCTGCTGTATGGTTATCATTACGATTTTGATGAGGAAGGTAGAAGGGGGCCGAAACAGCCCTATTTTTATTCTGTGTAAACGGCCTGTTTTTGCTTTGAGATGGGGTTCGTCGGATAAAGAAACGATACTGATTTACTCAACGCGGATTTAATTTCACCTGTGAGCCTTTGCCGCCCGTCTGGATTCCGGTTTCCTTCATTCCGGCTTCTTTCAGATCGACCAATAGCCGCTCTAACACCGCTTTGGCGGCGGCCGCTTCCTTCGCGCCAGACGATTTTACGACCAACTGCACCGGCTTGCCGGAGCGAAGATGTTTGTCTGCCTGGCGTAGCTTTGTATCGTAATCATGCTCCTCAATATGAGCAGTGAAGCGAAGCTCCTTGACCTTTTCCTTACTGCTCTTTCCAGTCATATTGCCACCGCTCGCCTTGCGTGTTCCGGTTTCCTTCTGAGCGAGTGCTTTTCCCTTGCCCTTAGCTACCAGGCTACATGGCGGAGGACTGCTCATCAGTGATGTACAGACCAGATCCATTCCTTTGGATCGGGCCATAGCCAAGGCTTCCTCTCTCGAGACGATACCGATCTTCTCACCGTTGAGACCAGTAAGCATGATCTCGGAAGCCTTTATTTGCTCGTTGATTAACACTGCCACGTAAATGAAGCCTCCCTTAAAAACAATGATAAAGCTATCATATACGGAACCTGTTTGTGATTCAATTTTGAATTCCGGATAGCGGGCAGAGGGAGCTTTCCTTTCCTTTAGGACAATCTTTGTTGACAAAAATCATCAACCCTTATACTCTTTTAATGATAATGATTATCATTTTCTAATAAAACATATACATATAGGGGTGAATGAGAGAAATGAAAAAGATGTTGAATGGCCTATTGTTGTTTATGGTTTTTGCAATTGTATTGGCGGGCTGCGGATCAGTAGGGGATAACTCGAAGCCGGAAGCCACTTCCGGGTCTGAGCAGACAACCAAAGCGGCCGGGCCGGTTACGGTTAAAGACGATCACGGGGAAGTCAAGCTGGACAAGCCAGCGGAACGTGTCGTTGTCCTGGAATGGGCGTATACCGAAGACCTGATCGCGCTTGGCGTGCAGCCTGTTGGTAATGCGGACAACGCAAACTACAGGCTGTGGATAACGCCGGAGGCGAAACTGGCTGATTCGGTCACTGATATCGGTACACGGAGCGAACCGAATTTGGAAGCGATCGCGGCGCTCAAGCCGGACCTTATTATCTCAAACACAGACAATAATGCAGCGATCTACGCACAGCTTAAGGGAATCGCACCAACGATAGAATACGATTTTTTCAAGGGAAAAGGTTATGATTATGACCGCATGGTTGAAATCTTTAAGCAGATCGCTGTGGCTACTGGAAAAACGGAGCAGGCTGATAAAGTCCTGAATGACCTTGACCAACATTATATTGAAGCAAAGGCTACATTGGAAAAAGCGGATAAAGCAGACTTCCACTATGCGCTGACTCAGGCTTACACAGCTCAAAATGCTGCCAGCCTACGGATGTTCAAGGATAACTCGCTTGTAGTGGAAACGCTTGCGAAAATCGGTATGGTGAATGACTGGAAGTCGGACAAAACCGAGAAATATGGATTCAGTACTGTTGGCATCGAAGCTCTTCCTGCGGTACAAGACAGCCATTTTATCTACATTACGCAGAAGACGGACGATGTATTCGGAGCCGCGATGGAGAACAATTCAGTCTGGAAAGAACTGAATTTCGTCAAAGAAAAACGGACCTATCCACTGGATGGAACAACGTGGACGTTCGGGGGCCCAATCTCATCTAAAGTGCTGGTTGACCAGGTGGTTGGAGTTCTGACGAAATGACCCGAACAGGTACAACGGATTTATCGAAGGCTTGGCGTGCAGGAGGTATTTTTGGGGGCGGCTTGGCCGTCCTTATTGTGCTTTTTTTTGTAAGCTTGTGCTACGGAGAGGCGCCGATCCCGCTGCATACGGTAATCGAGGCGTTGACCCAGCGTCAGAATACGCTTGAGCATAATATGGTTTGGGATCTGCGGATGCCGCGTACGGTCATTGGAATCTTGGCTGGAGGTGCGCTGGCGATCGCTGGTGCATTGTTGCAGGCCATCACCAA
Proteins encoded:
- a CDS encoding S-layer homology domain-containing protein, whose translation is MSPIRSRLLTKLTLLATAAMTIITASASSLTIPAAEADVTFQDISDSYAYQSITSLHAKGILAGTQPGYFSPKKAVTRAEWVTALDRTLGLKPVQASVSSYRDVSKQAWYYGWIEAASQLDVVQGGSSATFQPNSPITRQEAALMIARLIRSTGSGEAVSTFTDADKIADWALEAVTTVNRYGFMKGEDNRFRPTSSLTREETAALLERLLTYSTQHASKTASTASSIRLGWQYDQSVQQFESSVLQSNINTLSPRWFFLNETGNISDLTDTSLLAWSKQHQKKIWAMVGNRSNLTMTHQILSSDVLRNKTITQLVNVVSTHHLDGLVIDFENVDGQDRTQFTLFIQQLKAKLKSLNAVLAICVSPDYGTDWTAAFDYKQLGAAADYLILMGYDEHWGGSSIPGSVSSLPWLRESVRRFLLTTDPDKAILALPLFTRNWTLNASGQSVASSDISLIEQNQLVSRSTSKPIWHADIQQYTVSYRDTQLHKLWLEEGRSFTRKYRLGQDKGVAGFAYWYAGGASSDLWSSVKNADRFAQRGL
- a CDS encoding DegV family protein, giving the protein MNKIKIFADSTSDIPVQWREQYEIGIVPLYTVFGDESLRDGVDIQPEQLFQRVSREGHLPRTAAPSPSDFIQAFASYIEQGDDILYISLSSELSSTYQNALLAASEFPKGRITVFDSLNLSCGFGMLVMKAARAAANDSTMEQIVDMLTRTRPLIDTEFVIDTLEYLYKGGRCSGMQNLIGSLLKIRPVIKVIDGKMTPAYKVRGKREKALDQMLQNALNQREQMDNDIIIVVHALAEEDALMLQARLQEETGAQEVLLTTAGCVISSHCGPQTIGIMYAKKE
- a CDS encoding ABC transporter substrate-binding protein; translation: MKKMLNGLLLFMVFAIVLAGCGSVGDNSKPEATSGSEQTTKAAGPVTVKDDHGEVKLDKPAERVVVLEWAYTEDLIALGVQPVGNADNANYRLWITPEAKLADSVTDIGTRSEPNLEAIAALKPDLIISNTDNNAAIYAQLKGIAPTIEYDFFKGKGYDYDRMVEIFKQIAVATGKTEQADKVLNDLDQHYIEAKATLEKADKADFHYALTQAYTAQNAASLRMFKDNSLVVETLAKIGMVNDWKSDKTEKYGFSTVGIEALPAVQDSHFIYITQKTDDVFGAAMENNSVWKELNFVKEKRTYPLDGTTWTFGGPISSKVLVDQVVGVLTK
- a CDS encoding MerR family transcriptional regulator — encoded protein: MSKGDYLSTGQLAKSTGMTLRTLRYYDQIGLLTPEDHHSGSARKYTVKELKRLQRIQTLKYVGLSLQEIKDILNAELISDRDIRHSLEAQLDILQKKIAHTEHIVHAIRKALEKLADGSDLDRFAELIQAVQKEENWGDQYRTATRLQTRINLYDKFSTNPQGWHRWIFDQLEVTPEAHILELGCGDGTFWLRNAERIPNSWRITLTDISSGMVEEARCRLGSSNAMFKFLSADAQQLPFHEEQFDVVLANNMLYHVSDIPRAIEEMHRVLKPGGLVCTSTMSTQHLQELEDLAASFDPNLRVLDQAIHRFHLGNGMDLLSSCFSNLLLLHYDDRLMVDEAEPLIDYMISTPMNARERLVGKAIDMFRIHVNQNLKQTGVLQLTKENGIFLGRK
- a CDS encoding amidohydrolase, with the translated sequence MTLTLFKHGKLYGEWAAKGDSIIVQNGIIQAIGQARELELQLSGKEYDTVDWKDAYVLPGLADSHMHLSMHGMKLAMLDFTSATSKEEMLDMLRKRVALTPPGEWILGLNWNENAYIPVEIPTISELDAITDQHPVYLTRTCFHTFLANSEAFRRAGIGENTPDPASGAYGRNADGQLNGLIYEEASTAFTRVQPEPDYSVKKDAIRRACLDALRLGLTAAHTEDLRFLGSVDTMQRIYRELREEGIAFRTHQLIYHPFMEEVKAKGLRAGDGNEWFKIGAVKMFADGAIGGRTALLSAPYSDAPHTGGMTIQPQPELNQMVAVVRAAGFPVAVHAIGDGAAHMILTAMEAHALTEESGLPDRLIHGQVLTADLVKRMAKLPLIADIQPRFVASDFPWVLDRVGEGRTEYLYAWKKLLDAGITCAGGSDAPIEPLDPFLGMHAAVTRTKPGETHEGYLPDEKLDIHEAIHLFTLGSAVAAGEADERGSMAVGKAADFTVIDRDLSEHPQALLDVKARMTVVNGIVAYQA
- a CDS encoding 4'-phosphopantetheinyl transferase family protein, translating into MEIYAIDTSKPEADGHYESLLNRVSTEKRQKLDRFLHREDAVRGLYADVLLRWVACRQLKVSNASLQFTYNAFGKPSLLNAPAFHFNVSHSGKWVVCAVDDHSLGIDIEQLRPIDFEVGRVCFSDMEYDALMRQESESRLSYFYDLWTLKESFVKAEGQGLTLPLKSFSFDLSERPLIGFTTEGFTTEYCHFKQYEIDEHYKMAVCAMHDRFAHLVQQVDIHTLCLESAAQA
- a CDS encoding DUF423 domain-containing protein produces the protein MQRRWIIVGSIMMLLAVAIGAFGAHIVKPRIDANALAVYQTGVQYHMIHAVGLLIIALAAGQWGASARLKWAARLLFTGIILFSGSLYVLSLTGIRVLGAITPLGGVCFIAGWLLLALAALGLKKED
- the infC gene encoding translation initiation factor IF-3, producing the protein MAVLINEQIKASEIMLTGLNGEKIGIVSREEALAMARSKGMDLVCTSLMSSPPPCSLVAKGKGKALAQKETGTRKASGGNMTGKSSKEKVKELRFTAHIEEHDYDTKLRQADKHLRSGKPVQLVVKSSGAKEAAAAKAVLERLLVDLKEAGMKETGIQTGGKGSQVKLNPR
- the nudK gene encoding GDP-mannose pyrophosphatase NudK — translated: MKATGQQPRVRIVKEELLSDNWYILKKVTFEYEKNRGQWETQSREVYDRGNGATILLYNRKKQTIVLTRQFRMPTYQNGNETGMLIETCAGLLDKETPEESILRETEEETGYRVDCVQKVGEAYMSPGSVTEILYFFVAEYNEDMATGLGGGLEDDQENIEVVELPFIQALNLVKSGEIRDAKTILLLQYAQIHGLLKEKTNSLHILIAGPYRSGTSDDPVLIEKNVQFMNKIALQVYETGHLPVLGEWYALPLIATAGSTSLGDAVFNRIFHPSSIRLLDHCDAVLRIGGPSQGADEMVKVAREKQLLIFEHLEDLPPVTQP